A window from Aliamphritea hakodatensis encodes these proteins:
- a CDS encoding lipid-binding SYLF domain-containing protein yields MLVKNVTYILLGCFVMAVAGCSATGTTSADKRASIERMHDRVLQDIYAVSPQARSHVASSPGYAVFSNAQINLFFLAGGGGHGVAKSGGRRVYMKMGEVGFGLGLGVKDFRALFVFHSASAYRDFVDKGLIFSGEADAAAKAADSGGQIGGGIPVGNMTLYQITESGLALQATLKGTKFWRDSELN; encoded by the coding sequence ATGTTGGTAAAAAATGTAACTTATATTCTGTTGGGCTGCTTTGTGATGGCTGTTGCAGGCTGCAGTGCAACGGGTACAACGTCGGCAGATAAACGGGCCAGTATTGAGCGAATGCATGACCGGGTTCTGCAGGATATTTATGCTGTCAGTCCGCAGGCCCGCTCTCACGTGGCTTCTTCACCCGGGTATGCAGTATTCAGTAATGCCCAGATAAATCTGTTCTTCCTTGCCGGTGGAGGAGGGCATGGTGTTGCTAAATCCGGTGGCCGGCGGGTGTATATGAAAATGGGAGAAGTGGGCTTTGGTCTGGGGCTGGGGGTTAAGGACTTCCGGGCTCTTTTTGTTTTCCATTCCGCCAGTGCTTATCGTGACTTTGTTGATAAAGGTCTGATATTCAGTGGTGAAGCAGACGCTGCTGCTAAAGCCGCAGATAGCGGTGGCCAGATAGGTGGTGGTATTCCTGTGGGTAACATGACCCTTTACCAGATTACTGAATCAGGTCTGGCGTTGCAGGCAACGCTTAAAGGCACCAAGTTCTGGCGGGATTCAGAGCTGAACTGA
- the cysQ gene encoding 3'(2'),5'-bisphosphate nucleotidase CysQ — protein MQTEYLLSPLIDVAREAGAAIMQVYEQMLADKRFQASLKDDGSPVTMADQAAEDLILPVLARVAPEITVISEENASSHSISAPPCFFLVDPLDGTKEFLKGDGKGSFTVNIALIDNGVPVLGVVYAPALDRLFYGNENGAFEVSSAGTRRLQVREIPPDGAVAVASVSHRDQQTDEWLEQQRIEHTVAIGSSLKFCLLAAGEADVYPRFGPTMEWDTGAGDVVLRAAGGYVDLPEGGPFLYGKDEYRNGAFIAGGRYRVK, from the coding sequence ATGCAAACAGAATATTTATTATCGCCTCTTATAGATGTCGCCAGAGAAGCCGGTGCCGCGATTATGCAGGTTTATGAACAAATGCTTGCTGATAAAAGGTTTCAGGCCAGCCTTAAGGATGATGGCTCGCCGGTTACAATGGCGGATCAGGCCGCGGAAGATCTGATTTTACCTGTACTGGCCCGGGTCGCCCCGGAGATCACCGTAATATCGGAAGAAAACGCCAGCAGCCACAGCATCAGCGCGCCACCGTGTTTCTTTCTGGTGGACCCACTGGACGGCACCAAGGAATTCCTGAAAGGGGACGGTAAAGGTTCGTTCACGGTGAATATCGCCCTGATCGACAACGGTGTGCCGGTGTTGGGTGTGGTGTATGCTCCGGCGCTGGACCGGCTGTTTTATGGCAATGAGAACGGTGCATTTGAGGTCAGTTCAGCAGGTACACGGCGATTACAGGTGCGGGAAATTCCACCTGACGGAGCAGTGGCGGTGGCCAGTGTCTCCCACCGGGATCAGCAAACCGATGAATGGTTAGAACAACAGCGGATTGAACACACAGTAGCGATTGGATCGTCACTGAAGTTTTGCCTGCTGGCCGCCGGCGAAGCAGACGTTTATCCCCGCTTCGGGCCAACCATGGAATGGGACACCGGCGCCGGTGATGTGGTGTTGCGGGCTGCAGGAGGCTATGTGGATCTGCCGGAAGGCGGGCCGTTTCTTTACGGGAAGGATGAGTATCGTAACGGGGCATTTATTGCCGGTGGGCGTTATCGGGTGAAGTGA
- a CDS encoding helix-turn-helix domain-containing protein produces the protein MSEINLKSLADRLKQYRKDNQWTLEQLAEQSGVSRSMLSQIERGKANPTLAVTCRVAQALNISIAELVEEPWTQPSIEVVAHDADDNVMRDDENGFVQMLTPPNSTTEFYRLRLAPAATLNSKPHFRGTREILTAHKGKVTVISGSDNRDMEEGDTAYYQADQNHCIINRSDEEALLYMVICLEEPNAIGYEWDLTDHPDNV, from the coding sequence ATGTCGGAAATAAACCTGAAAAGCCTCGCAGACAGGCTAAAACAATACCGCAAAGATAATCAGTGGACGCTGGAACAGCTGGCTGAACAGTCAGGTGTCAGCCGTTCAATGCTGAGCCAGATCGAACGGGGCAAAGCCAACCCGACACTGGCGGTGACCTGCCGGGTCGCCCAGGCGCTGAATATCTCCATTGCCGAACTGGTGGAAGAACCCTGGACCCAGCCAAGTATTGAAGTGGTCGCCCACGACGCCGACGATAACGTGATGCGCGACGATGAGAACGGTTTCGTGCAAATGCTAACGCCGCCGAACTCCACCACCGAATTCTACCGCCTGCGGCTGGCACCTGCCGCCACCCTGAACTCCAAGCCCCACTTCCGCGGCACCCGGGAAATCCTCACCGCCCACAAGGGCAAGGTAACGGTGATTTCCGGCAGCGATAACCGGGATATGGAAGAAGGTGATACGGCGTATTATCAGGCGGATCAGAACCACTGCATTATCAACCGCAGTGATGAAGAGGCGTTGCTATATATGGTGATTTGTCTGGAAGAACCCAATGCCATTGGCTATGAGTGGGATCTGACGGATCATCCGGATAATGTTTGA